The sequence GCTTTGGCTGGGAGCACCTGGGCCTGGGCCTGATTGCCGCTGTTTTCGCCACCATGGCGAACCGCGCCGCCAAAGCCCCTGCCCGCGCTGCCCCCGTGTACGTGGCGGACGGCACCCCGGCTCCCGGTCCTACGCCCACCACCGTTAGCGACGACATCACCCGCTGGCGCAGCGCCCTGTTCTGGACCTTCCTGACCTGGGTTCCCCTGCTGCTGGCCATGCCCTGGTGGCGCCCCGTCCTGCGCATGCTGGGCACCGAGTAACCCTGAACCCATAAAAAAAGGCCCCCGGTGAAGGGGGCTTTTTTCGTGGGTGGTAAAGCTCAGGCAGTGGTGCAGCTTTCCAGTACGGGGAAATCGTAAGAGTTCCATTTAATGTCACTAACCCCAGTGGCTGTACCAAGCTCTACGTAGCTTTTAACACGTACTGGTGTAGTAATAGGGTTAACAGTGATTGATTGCGGGGCCACTCCGCCGTTGAGAGTGAAAGTCGCTGTACCAGTGCCACCGGTAGGATTCACGTTGTAGTAAGCAACAGGCTTAGACTCTTTCTGACCACGCGCCCACAACTGCACCTGAGTTACGCCGGCTCCCCAACTCACGTTAGCCTGCACAGTAGTCGGACGGTCATTACAAATTACGTAAGTGCCCGCCTTCAAAATGATGTTGTTATTAATATCCTTCACGTCGGAGCGCAGCTGCCAGTTCGTGGTAGGAGCGCCTTCAATGGTGCTGGTGCCACCACCGCAGCTGGCGAGCACACCGGTCAAACCCAGGGCCATCAATGCAATTTTTTTCATAGGGCCAGCATGCTCCTCCAACCTGACGCTTAAGTGATTGGGCATTTAAGCAACGTGAGGAATATTCAAATGTGAGAATGTTTCCCAAGAGTTCACCACCTGTGTCTCCCGGCGTTTTAGGGTGTGAGCATGATGAAGTCTATAAAGCTCTTGGTTCTGCTGGTGCCTGTGATGCTGGCGGGCTGCTCGGTGCTGGGCAGCGGGCAGGCGCCGTATTCGCCGCTGGAAGCCCGCTACAGCGGCAGCTATGAGGGCATCCTGAAGGGCCTGACCGGCGAGTCGGCGGCGCGGCTGGTGCTGGACGTGTCGGAAAAAGACGGCAGCGCGGCCGGCGTGCTGACCAATCTGCGTAGCAACAAGAGCTACACCTTCAGCGGCGAATTTATCCCGGTGGGGGAGGGCGGCTCGCTGAGTGCGCGGCTGTTCGAGAAAGGCAACCGCCACGCCGCCAACCTGACCGCCAACTTGGGCCTCAGCGGCGGTGCAGCGCAGGTGCAGGGACAGGTGCGGACCGTGCTGCTGGGCCAGGAACTGATGAACTTTGACCTGACCCTGCGGCGGGTGGCCCAGCCTGTGCCCCAGGGTCAGGCCGCTGTGTCTGCGGACCCGCTGAGTGTGCCGCTCCGCCCCTGAGGGGCCCTACGCCAAAAGTTCCAGGCGCTAAGATGGAGCTCTTGCCGGCACCTGCCCAGCTCTGGGCGGTGGCCGGCGCGGTGCGGCCCCGGAATCCATCCGGTCAGCCCTGAGGAGAGAAGAACTGTGAAAGCTCATGTAGTCACGTACGGCTGCCAGATGAACGAGTACGACACGCACCTGGTGCAGTCGCAGCTTGTCAGCCTGGGCGCCGACATGGTCGAGGACATAGACAGCGCCGATTTCGTGCTGCTGAACACCTGCGCGGTGCGCGGCAAGCCGGTGGACAAAGTGCGCTCCGTGCTGGGCGAACTGCGCAAGGAAAAGGCGAAGCGCCCGCTGGTGGTGGGCATGATGGGCTGCCTCGCGCAGCTGGAAGAAGGCCAGCAGATTGCCCGCAAGTTCGAGGTGGATGTGCTGATAGGCCCCGGCAGCCTGCTGGATATCGGCAAGGCGCTCGAAAGCAACGAGCGCTTCTGGGCGCTGAACTTCCGCGACGAGCTGCACGGGCACATTCCGCCCGCCCCGCAGGGCAAGTTGCAGGCTCACCTGACCATCATGCGGGGCTGCGACCACCACTGCACCTACTGCATTGTGCCCACCACGCGGGGGCCGCAGGTCAGCCGCTCGCCCGACGACATCCTGCGCGAGCTGGACATGCAGCTGGCCGCCGGCGTGCGCGAGGTGACCCTGCTGGGCCAGAACGTGAACGCCTACGGGGTGGACCAGGGCGCCCGCCTGGCCGGGTATCCCAGCTTCGCCGACCTGCTGCGGATGGTGGGCGCCAGCGGCATCGAGCGCATCAAGTTCACCACCTCGCACCCTATGAACTTCACCGAAGACGTGGCCCAGGCGATGGCCGAAACGCCCGCCGTGTGCGAGTTTATCCACTTGCCGGTGCAGAGCGGCTCGGACCGGGTGCTGCGCCGCATGGCCCGCGAGTACAACCGCGAGAAATACCTCACCCACATCGAGCAAATCCGTCGGCACATGCCCGACGCCGTGCTGTACACCGACATCATCGTGGGCTTTCCCGGCGAGACGGAAGAGGACTTCCAGCAGACCCTGGACCTGTACGACGAGGTGGGCTACGACAGCGCCTACATGTTCATCTACTCGGCCCGCCCCGGCACGCCCAGCTACAAGCACTTCACCGACCTGCCCCGCGAGGTCA is a genomic window of Deinococcus proteolyticus MRP containing:
- the miaB gene encoding tRNA (N6-isopentenyl adenosine(37)-C2)-methylthiotransferase MiaB, encoding MKAHVVTYGCQMNEYDTHLVQSQLVSLGADMVEDIDSADFVLLNTCAVRGKPVDKVRSVLGELRKEKAKRPLVVGMMGCLAQLEEGQQIARKFEVDVLIGPGSLLDIGKALESNERFWALNFRDELHGHIPPAPQGKLQAHLTIMRGCDHHCTYCIVPTTRGPQVSRSPDDILRELDMQLAAGVREVTLLGQNVNAYGVDQGARLAGYPSFADLLRMVGASGIERIKFTTSHPMNFTEDVAQAMAETPAVCEFIHLPVQSGSDRVLRRMAREYNREKYLTHIEQIRRHMPDAVLYTDIIVGFPGETEEDFQQTLDLYDEVGYDSAYMFIYSARPGTPSYKHFTDLPREVKTERLQRLIAKQKDWSARRFAAKVGTVQEVLVRGDAYSPGFLEGHTRGQHPTVVPKAVGAEGAGIYQVRINHATPHMLYGQVVDAQGRPLEELPQWTPEAAALSSPLQML